CTCCCCTCTTGGCATGGGAAGTTATGTCTTTAATCTTTCTTAGCCTTTGTCTTTAACCTTTCCGGCAATGGAACAGATTTTAGAGCCCTTGTAACAAAGGAATTCAAGGCTGGGCCTGTTTTATCTGCCCAGCCTTATGGTAGGGAGGAGTGGGGAATGGAAAGTCTAAGCTGCCTTTATTCCTGGTCCCTTAAAATTGGTCCAGCTCCTCCTAACTATTCAGTGCTtatgtttttgtggttttctttcagaataatgCATACACTGCAATGTCTGATTCCTACTTACCAAGCTACTTCAGTCCCTCCATTGGATTCTCCTACTCCTTAGGTGAAGCTGCCTGGTCCACAGGGGGAGACCCCCCCATGCCCTACCTGACGTCATATGGACAGCTGAGCAATGGGGAACCTCACTTCCTCCCTGATGCCATGTTTGGGCAGCCAGGGGCCCTTGGCAGCACTCCATTCCTCGGGCAGCATGGTTTTAACTTCTTTCCAAGCGGGATTGACTTTTCAGCTTGGGGGAATAACAGTTCTCAGGGACAATCCACTCAAAGCTCTGGTTACAGCAGCAACTATGCCTACGCTCCCAGCTCCCTAGGAGGGGCCATGATCGATGGGCAGTCGGCCTTTGCCAACGAGACTCTGAACAAGGCTCCTGGCATGAACACCATTGATCAGGGCATGGCAGCCCTCAAGCTGGGCAGCACAGACCTGGTGAGCAGTGTCCCAAAAGTTGTCGGCTCAGCCGTGGGGAGTGGATCTATCACCAGTAATATCGTGACGTCGAACAGTTTGCCTCCTGCAACGATTGCACCACCAAAGCCAACTTCGTGGGCTGACATTGCCAGCAAACCCGCCAAGCAGCAGCCCAAGCTGAAGACCAAGAATGGCATTGCAGGGTCAAGTCTTCCGCCACCTCCCATAAAACATAACATGGATATCGGGACCTGGGATAACAAAGGTCCAATGGCAAAAGCGCCGTCACAGGCCTTGGTCCAGAATCTTGCTCAGCAGTCAGCGCAGGTGTCTCCACAGCCCATGGGCCAGCAGATCAATAGTAGCCCACCGGTGACCCAGGCTCCGGGTGGGCAGCAGCCGCAGGCGCTTCCACCGCCAGCCCcgctgcctgtgccagcaggacagCCCACCCGCTGGGTTGCCCCTCGGAATCGTGGCAATGGCTTCAGCCAGAACGGAGCGGACGGTAACGGAGCGGGACAAGCTCAGGCCAGTTCTGGTTCTCCTTCAGAGCCACACCCAGTCTTGGAGAAGTTGAGATCTGTCAACAACTACAACCCCAAGGATTTTGACTGGAACCCAAAGCATGGACGAGTTTTCATCATTAAGAGTTACTCTGAGGACGATATCCACCGTTCCATTAAATACAACATCTGGTGTAGTACGGAGCATGGCAACAAGAGACTGGATGCAGCCTATCGCTCCACGAATGGGAAGGGCCCCGTATACTTACTGTTCAGTGTCAATGGTAGTGGTCACTTCTGCGGTGTAGCAGAAATGAAATCTGCTGTGGACTATAACACCTGTGCAGGGGTGTGGTCCCAGGACAAATGGAAGGGACGTTTTGATGTCAGGTGGATTTTTGTGAAAGACGTTCCCAACAGCCAGCTGCGACACATCCGCCTAGAGAACAACGAGAATAAACCAGTGACCAACTCCAGGG
Above is a window of Parus major isolate Abel chromosome 23, Parus_major1.1, whole genome shotgun sequence DNA encoding:
- the YTHDF2 gene encoding YTH domain-containing family protein 2 isoform X1, whose product is MSASSLLEQRPKGQGNKVQNGSLHQKDGLNDDDFEPYLSPQARPNNAYTAMSDSYLPSYFSPSIGFSYSLGEAAWSTGGDPPMPYLTSYGQLSNGEPHFLPDAMFGQPGALGSTPFLGQHGFNFFPSGIDFSAWGNNSSQGQSTQSSGYSSNYAYAPSSLGGAMIDGQSAFANETLNKAPGMNTIDQGMAALKLGSTDLVSSVPKVVGSAVGSGSITSNIVTSNSLPPATIAPPKPTSWADIASKPAKQQPKLKTKNGIAGSSLPPPPIKHNMDIGTWDNKGPMAKAPSQALVQNLAQQSAQVSPQPMGQQINSSPPVTQAPGGQQPQALPPPAPLPVPAGQPTRWVAPRNRGNGFSQNGADGNGAGQAQASSGSPSEPHPVLEKLRSVNNYNPKDFDWNPKHGRVFIIKSYSEDDIHRSIKYNIWCSTEHGNKRLDAAYRSTNGKGPVYLLFSVNGSGHFCGVAEMKSAVDYNTCAGVWSQDKWKGRFDVRWIFVKDVPNSQLRHIRLENNENKPVTNSRDTQEVPLEKAKQVLKIIATYKHTTSIFDDFSHYEKRQEEEENVKKLCLNTGEDWRKDLNLSDALVCVFCYETGSCVSSSPRQEQLGGFLLQLKWNQSSGRANHLYLPCSPVSHY
- the YTHDF2 gene encoding YTH domain-containing family protein 2 isoform X3, with the protein product MSASSLLEQRPKGQGNKVQNGSLHQKDGLNDDDFEPYLSPQARPNNAYTAMSDSYLPSYFSPSIGFSYSLGEAAWSTGGDPPMPYLTSYGQLSNGEPHFLPDAMFGQPGALGSTPFLGQHGFNFFPSGIDFSAWGNNSSQGQSTQSSGYSSNYAYAPSSLGGAMIDGQSAFANETLNKAPGMNTIDQGMAALKLGSTDLVSSVPKVVGSAVGSGSITSNIVTSNSLPPATIAPPKPTSWADIASKPAKQQPKLKTKNGIAGSSLPPPPIKHNMDIGTWDNKGPMAKAPSQALVQNLAQQSAQVSPQPMGQQINSSPPVTQAPGGQQPQALPPPAPLPVPAGQPTRWVAPRNRGNGFSQNGADGNGAGQAQASSGSPSEPHPVLEKLRSVNNYNPKDFDWNPKHGRVFIIKSYSEDDIHRSIKYNIWCSTEHGNKRLDAAYRSTNGKGPVYLLFSVNGSGHFCGVAEMKSAVDYNTCAGVWSQDKWKGRFDVRWIFVKDVPNSQLRHIRLENNENKPVTNSRDTQEVPLEKAKQVLKIIATYKHTTSIFDDFSHYEKRQEEEENVKKERQGRVK
- the YTHDF2 gene encoding YTH domain-containing family protein 2 isoform X2 translates to MSDSYLPSYFSPSIGFSYSLGEAAWSTGGDPPMPYLTSYGQLSNGEPHFLPDAMFGQPGALGSTPFLGQHGFNFFPSGIDFSAWGNNSSQGQSTQSSGYSSNYAYAPSSLGGAMIDGQSAFANETLNKAPGMNTIDQGMAALKLGSTDLVSSVPKVVGSAVGSGSITSNIVTSNSLPPATIAPPKPTSWADIASKPAKQQPKLKTKNGIAGSSLPPPPIKHNMDIGTWDNKGPMAKAPSQALVQNLAQQSAQVSPQPMGQQINSSPPVTQAPGGQQPQALPPPAPLPVPAGQPTRWVAPRNRGNGFSQNGADGNGAGQAQASSGSPSEPHPVLEKLRSVNNYNPKDFDWNPKHGRVFIIKSYSEDDIHRSIKYNIWCSTEHGNKRLDAAYRSTNGKGPVYLLFSVNGSGHFCGVAEMKSAVDYNTCAGVWSQDKWKGRFDVRWIFVKDVPNSQLRHIRLENNENKPVTNSRDTQEVPLEKAKQVLKIIATYKHTTSIFDDFSHYEKRQEEEENVKKLCLNTGEDWRKDLNLSDALVCVFCYETGSCVSSSPRQEQLGGFLLQLKWNQSSGRANHLYLPCSPVSHY